A genomic segment from Vicinamibacterales bacterium encodes:
- the larB gene encoding nickel pincer cofactor biosynthesis protein LarB: MTPSELKFLLAQVHSGDINVNDAHEQLLDHLRQAPYEDLGFARIDHHREIRQGFPEVVFGLGKTPKQIAAVAERITANGNTLLITRASPASFDAVRSVVPSAVFHEDARMISHGPAAPQGRGNVMVVAAGTSDLPVAEEAVVTAEIMGNMVDRLYDVGVAGLHRVLAESKRLSTARVIIVVAGMEGALPSVVSGLVDVPVVAVPTSVGYGAAFDGISALLGMLNSCATGVSVVNIDNGFGAAAIASTINHLA; the protein is encoded by the coding sequence ATGACACCGTCTGAATTAAAGTTCTTACTCGCCCAAGTTCATAGCGGTGACATCAACGTTAACGACGCACACGAGCAACTGCTCGACCACTTACGACAAGCTCCGTACGAAGATCTTGGATTCGCGCGAATTGACCATCACCGCGAGATTCGTCAAGGCTTCCCTGAAGTGGTATTCGGTCTGGGCAAGACGCCAAAGCAGATCGCGGCCGTGGCAGAGCGTATCACTGCTAATGGAAACACCCTGTTGATAACGCGGGCATCACCTGCCTCCTTTGATGCCGTCCGCAGTGTTGTGCCAAGCGCTGTATTCCACGAGGATGCCCGGATGATCTCACACGGTCCGGCTGCACCTCAGGGACGCGGGAACGTCATGGTCGTTGCCGCTGGAACATCCGACCTACCGGTAGCCGAGGAGGCCGTGGTGACAGCCGAGATCATGGGCAACATGGTCGACCGCCTTTACGACGTTGGGGTCGCTGGTCTACATCGCGTTCTCGCAGAATCGAAACGACTCTCCACCGCTCGCGTCATCATTGTAGTCGCGGGCATGGAAGGAGCACTGCCAAGTGTTGTGAGTGGACTTGTCGACGTACCCGTAGTTGCGGTGCCTACCAGTGTCGGTTACGGCGCCGCCTTCGATGGGATTAGCGCGCTATTGGGAATGCTGAATAGCTGCGCCACCGGCGTGTCGGTCGTTAACATCGATAATGGATTCGGCGCGGCGGCAATTGCTAGTACCATCAATCACCTTGCCTGA
- a CDS encoding tetratricopeptide repeat protein yields the protein MFCKSSLLRFQVILAASAVAFMVVPAFGQSSGILVGRVTDSQGVGIAGATVTAITQGVPRMVLDAETNDDGTYRIMGLRANSYEVTAEKEGVGSAAAVFTIREGQNLTVDLNIGAAAAAASAALSEEDLAIIENREEFESSFGLGSDAMQAGNHQEAITQFLLAIEILDSCYNCYQNIGISHLELENADEAEAAFKRVIELRPDYANAYINLSNIYNSQRRFDEAAEASAEAARLSGSAEGAAADPIAIYNQGVIYMNAGNVVEAKAQFQETISLDPSHAEAHYWLAMTHLNTGDMADAVTALESYIELDPSGQYADQARAMIQTLQQ from the coding sequence ATGTTCTGTAAATCGAGTTTATTGCGATTCCAAGTGATTCTCGCCGCTTCAGCTGTGGCTTTCATGGTAGTCCCTGCCTTCGGCCAGTCGTCAGGAATACTGGTTGGCCGCGTCACAGACAGCCAAGGAGTTGGGATTGCAGGGGCCACAGTCACAGCTATTACCCAAGGTGTGCCACGCATGGTCTTAGACGCCGAGACGAACGACGACGGGACCTATCGCATCATGGGTCTCAGAGCGAACAGCTACGAAGTAACGGCTGAAAAAGAGGGCGTGGGAAGTGCAGCCGCCGTGTTCACGATCCGAGAAGGTCAGAACTTGACAGTCGACCTTAACATTGGTGCAGCCGCTGCAGCAGCGAGCGCTGCACTTTCCGAGGAAGACCTGGCAATAATTGAGAACCGCGAGGAATTTGAATCGTCCTTCGGGTTAGGCTCTGACGCAATGCAGGCAGGCAACCATCAGGAAGCAATCACCCAGTTCCTCCTCGCGATTGAAATTCTGGATTCCTGCTACAACTGTTATCAGAACATAGGTATTTCCCACCTTGAACTCGAAAATGCTGATGAGGCAGAAGCAGCCTTCAAACGAGTTATTGAACTGAGGCCCGATTATGCGAACGCCTACATCAATCTCTCGAATATTTACAATAGTCAGCGCCGCTTTGATGAAGCTGCCGAAGCTAGTGCCGAAGCCGCGCGGTTGTCCGGAAGCGCGGAAGGTGCGGCAGCGGATCCGATCGCGATCTACAACCAAGGCGTCATTTACATGAATGCAGGGAACGTCGTCGAGGCGAAAGCTCAATTCCAGGAGACAATTTCCCTCGACCCGAGTCACGCTGAAGCGCACTACTGGCTGGCCATGACACATCTCAATACGGGCGACATGGCGGACGCCGTGACGGCGCTCGAATCGTATATTGAACTGGACCCCAGCGGACAGTACGCAGACCAAGCTAGGGCGATGATCCAAACCTTGCAGCAGTAG
- a CDS encoding ATP-dependent DNA helicase, producing MSGVPPSPERLTLGERVLKAFDPDGALASTIDAFEVRSGQRNMAVAVADIFESGGALLAEAGTGTGKTLAYLIPALLSGRRVLVSTGTKNLQEQLYFKDLPLLHEALNIPFKATYMKGRNNYLCLHRFEAACDSPMPRPTTDHAYLTTLKEWAQQTEIGDRAELEDLPDDLPLWSEVSATQENCLGTECPEYNDCFVTQMRQRAIESDIVIVNHHLLCADAAVRQSGYGEVIPDYSFAVVDEAHQLEDVATQYFGISVSTFRVEDLIKDGFRLMEAGLPLDPVPADTVRAALGQVRDGADAFFTAVRGSKSEPAGVRSRIDAATFEPFADLGRALLDALSSLESELGLLTDLPEDFRALEHRVHEVDHELRFTLQASDPTHVFFLEIRNRGVFLRASPIDVSTMVRDSIWERLDGKILTSATLAVDSNFDYIRTRLGVGPAYELRLPSEFDFGHQAILYLPRRMPDPRTSGFTKAAAVEITEIIKRTEGRALVLFTSYANLYGVRDIITEAGLDFPLFVQGSAPRSTLLRRFRQTANAVLLGTSSFWQGVDVVGESLSCVIVDKLPFVSPGDPITAARMEALVVRGEDPFTNYQVPLAILALQQGLGRLIRHRSDRGVLAILDPRVRTKGYGQRFLASLPPAPVTHDVEEVGRFIGPVA from the coding sequence GTGTCGGGAGTTCCCCCTTCACCCGAACGCTTAACCCTAGGAGAACGCGTTCTAAAAGCGTTCGATCCTGACGGTGCTCTCGCTAGCACCATTGACGCTTTCGAAGTCCGGAGCGGCCAACGCAATATGGCGGTAGCTGTTGCGGATATATTCGAGAGCGGCGGTGCTTTACTTGCCGAAGCAGGTACAGGTACGGGTAAAACGCTGGCTTATCTCATCCCGGCCCTTCTGAGTGGACGCCGTGTCTTGGTGTCGACCGGTACAAAGAACCTCCAAGAACAGCTCTACTTTAAAGATCTTCCCCTTCTACATGAAGCATTGAATATCCCCTTCAAGGCGACCTATATGAAAGGGCGCAACAATTACCTGTGTCTGCATCGCTTTGAAGCTGCATGTGACAGTCCCATGCCCCGGCCCACCACCGATCATGCATATCTCACAACGTTGAAAGAATGGGCTCAACAAACTGAGATCGGTGATCGAGCGGAGCTCGAGGATCTTCCAGATGACCTTCCGCTCTGGAGTGAAGTCTCAGCAACACAAGAGAACTGTCTCGGCACCGAATGCCCAGAATACAACGACTGCTTTGTCACGCAGATGCGCCAGCGTGCTATCGAATCAGACATAGTGATTGTCAACCACCATTTGCTCTGCGCTGATGCCGCCGTTCGGCAAAGTGGATACGGTGAGGTTATTCCCGATTACTCATTTGCCGTCGTTGACGAAGCACATCAACTTGAGGATGTCGCCACACAATATTTTGGCATTTCGGTGAGTACGTTTCGTGTTGAAGATTTGATTAAGGATGGCTTCCGTCTCATGGAAGCCGGTCTACCATTAGATCCTGTCCCCGCCGACACAGTTCGTGCCGCGTTAGGACAGGTTCGAGACGGTGCGGACGCATTTTTCACTGCCGTGCGCGGCTCAAAGAGTGAACCGGCAGGAGTTCGTTCACGAATTGATGCTGCTACGTTCGAACCTTTCGCGGATCTAGGTCGCGCACTCCTCGACGCTTTATCCTCACTGGAATCTGAACTTGGGCTCTTGACAGATCTACCGGAAGACTTTCGTGCACTCGAGCATCGCGTCCATGAGGTCGACCATGAACTGCGATTCACGCTTCAAGCTAGTGATCCAACCCACGTATTTTTCCTAGAAATCAGGAATCGGGGTGTGTTTCTTCGAGCCTCACCAATCGATGTTTCGACCATGGTCCGAGACTCGATTTGGGAACGGTTGGACGGCAAAATCCTGACTTCCGCAACGTTGGCGGTGGACAGTAACTTCGATTACATTCGGACGAGACTAGGCGTGGGTCCAGCCTACGAGTTACGGTTGCCCTCGGAGTTCGACTTCGGGCATCAGGCTATCCTGTACCTCCCCCGCCGGATGCCCGACCCGCGTACATCTGGATTTACCAAGGCTGCAGCCGTCGAGATTACCGAAATTATCAAACGCACGGAGGGACGAGCACTCGTGCTGTTTACGAGCTACGCTAATCTATACGGCGTTCGGGACATCATCACCGAAGCCGGACTGGATTTTCCGTTGTTCGTGCAGGGATCAGCTCCGCGGTCAACATTACTGAGACGCTTTCGTCAGACCGCAAACGCTGTCCTGCTTGGCACATCCAGTTTCTGGCAGGGCGTAGACGTCGTTGGCGAGTCGCTCAGCTGTGTCATCGTTGATAAATTACCCTTCGTGTCCCCGGGGGATCCGATCACAGCGGCGCGCATGGAGGCACTCGTCGTGCGTGGTGAAGACCCATTCACTAACTATCAAGTGCCACTAGCGATCCTGGCGCTCCAGCAGGGTCTTGGACGGCTAATTCGACATCGGTCGGACAGAGGCGTGCTGGCAATTCTTGACCCTCGGGTCAGAACCAAGGGTTATGGACAACGGTTTCTCGCCTCACTTCCGCCCGCACCCGTAACCCATGATGTTGAAGAGGTCGGTCGATTCATAGGACCAGTGGCTTGA
- the lepB gene encoding signal peptidase I, producing MSAFRKSTLREYFESIVVAVILALFIRTFVVQAFKIPTGSMEQNLLIGDHLLVNKFVFSPTATGAERSILPVTSIKRGDVIVFKYPEDPERDFIKRVIGLPGDVVEVRHKRVYIDGRPLDEPYVYYLRPPSDVASPFGVGDLREQYGPVTVPPSEYFVMGDNRDNSQDSRYWGFLPRGLVKGRALVIYWSYESEDDEGYATGGRTGTRRFWSVITRFFTHTRWERLLQPIR from the coding sequence ATGTCTGCGTTTCGCAAGTCGACACTTCGCGAGTACTTTGAGTCAATCGTTGTTGCCGTGATTCTAGCTTTGTTTATCCGCACCTTCGTTGTGCAAGCGTTCAAGATTCCCACCGGCTCGATGGAACAAAATCTGCTGATTGGCGATCATCTCTTGGTGAATAAGTTTGTGTTTTCACCCACAGCCACTGGTGCTGAGCGCAGCATACTCCCGGTCACCTCCATCAAGAGGGGTGACGTAATTGTCTTCAAGTATCCTGAGGATCCCGAGCGGGATTTCATCAAACGTGTAATTGGATTACCAGGCGACGTTGTGGAGGTCAGACATAAGCGAGTATATATTGATGGCCGTCCTCTAGATGAACCCTATGTGTATTATCTGCGACCACCGTCGGACGTGGCTTCACCCTTCGGCGTTGGCGACCTTCGAGAACAATATGGCCCGGTCACCGTTCCGCCGAGTGAGTATTTTGTAATGGGGGACAATCGAGACAACTCTCAAGACAGTCGGTATTGGGGCTTTCTGCCGCGTGGTTTGGTTAAGGGAAGAGCCCTCGTCATCTATTGGTCATATGAAAGTGAAGATGACGAAGGCTATGCAACTGGTGGCAGAACAGGAACCCGTCGGTTCTGGTCGGTCATCACGCGCTTTTTTACACACACTAGGTGGGAAAGGTTACTGCAGCCCATCCGATGA
- the lepA gene encoding translation elongation factor 4, which yields MDPRFIRNFSIVAHIDHGKSTLADRILEVTGALRPREMEDQVLDSMDLERERGITIKAQAVRLQYTSASGQDYVLNLIDTPGHVDFSYEVTRSLKACEGALLLVDASQGVEAQTLANAYLAVESDLEVIPVINKIDLPGAQVEEARRQIRDVVGLDASEAILTSAKEGTGIKEVLEAVIARVPPPRGSRDAPLKALIFDSWYDSYRGVVVLVRILAGELQERTKVRLMALGEDYEVEQVGVFSPKPVVTETLGAGEVGFVIAGIKHASDARIGDTLTEVTRPTETPFPGFKEMRPVVFAGLYPVEGHQYPDLREALEKLRLNDSSFFFEPETSAALGFGFRCGFLGLLHMEIVQERLEREFDMDLVTTAPGVLYRVTMTSGNVKEIDSPAKLPGTSEIQRIEEPVITAMILTPAEHVGATLRLCQEKRGVQKRLEYLSSNRVLVTYELPFSEVVLDFYDRLKTLSRGYASLDYQVSGYWESPLVKLDVLVNGEPVDALSMIVHRDTAYERGKAFANKIRELIPRQMFEVAIQAAIGGRIIARESVKALRKNVLAKCYGGDISRKRKLLEKQREGKKRMKRVGRVEIPQEAFLAILKMDSSAN from the coding sequence ATGGATCCCCGTTTCATTCGTAACTTCTCGATCGTTGCGCACATCGATCACGGAAAGTCGACGCTCGCTGATCGGATTCTCGAGGTCACGGGAGCCCTGCGTCCGCGCGAGATGGAAGACCAGGTGCTCGACTCGATGGACCTCGAACGTGAACGGGGCATCACAATCAAGGCCCAGGCTGTGAGGTTGCAGTACACCTCAGCCAGTGGTCAGGACTACGTGCTTAATCTTATTGATACGCCTGGACATGTTGATTTTTCGTACGAGGTAACCCGCTCGTTAAAAGCGTGCGAAGGTGCGTTGTTATTGGTCGATGCGTCGCAGGGCGTTGAGGCTCAAACGCTGGCGAACGCTTACCTCGCGGTGGAAAGCGACCTCGAAGTGATTCCAGTCATCAACAAGATCGATTTACCTGGAGCACAGGTCGAGGAGGCTAGGCGACAAATTCGCGATGTTGTTGGACTCGACGCGAGCGAAGCAATTCTGACTAGTGCGAAGGAGGGCACAGGCATCAAGGAAGTTCTTGAGGCCGTCATCGCGAGGGTGCCCCCGCCACGTGGCAGCCGCGATGCACCGCTAAAGGCGCTAATCTTTGATTCTTGGTATGACTCGTACCGTGGCGTGGTTGTCCTTGTCCGGATTCTCGCGGGCGAGTTACAAGAGCGGACGAAGGTGCGTTTAATGGCTTTGGGGGAGGATTATGAAGTTGAACAAGTGGGTGTGTTTTCGCCAAAGCCAGTTGTGACCGAGACTCTTGGTGCGGGGGAGGTTGGGTTCGTCATAGCTGGAATTAAGCATGCCAGCGATGCCAGGATTGGCGACACGCTCACTGAGGTGACGCGGCCCACCGAGACCCCGTTTCCTGGGTTCAAGGAAATGCGGCCTGTCGTGTTTGCTGGGTTGTATCCAGTCGAGGGTCATCAATATCCTGACCTGCGCGAAGCCTTGGAGAAGCTTCGACTTAACGACTCCTCGTTTTTCTTTGAACCGGAAACGTCGGCAGCACTCGGGTTTGGGTTTCGGTGCGGGTTCCTTGGATTACTCCACATGGAAATTGTCCAGGAGAGGCTCGAACGGGAATTTGACATGGACTTAGTAACAACGGCCCCGGGAGTACTGTATCGCGTGACGATGACCTCCGGAAACGTTAAGGAGATCGATAGTCCAGCAAAGCTTCCCGGGACCAGTGAAATTCAGCGGATCGAGGAACCAGTTATTACGGCGATGATTCTGACACCGGCCGAACATGTAGGTGCCACGCTGCGGCTTTGTCAAGAAAAGCGCGGAGTCCAGAAGAGACTGGAATATCTGTCCTCGAACCGTGTCCTTGTAACATATGAGTTACCTTTCAGTGAAGTGGTTTTAGATTTTTATGACCGATTAAAGACACTGTCACGAGGTTATGCCTCATTGGACTATCAGGTATCTGGATACTGGGAGTCACCGTTGGTTAAGCTCGATGTTCTAGTGAATGGCGAGCCAGTAGATGCGCTGTCGATGATCGTGCATCGTGATACGGCGTATGAGAGAGGAAAGGCTTTCGCCAACAAAATACGTGAGTTGATTCCACGTCAGATGTTTGAAGTGGCGATCCAGGCCGCGATCGGTGGACGCATTATCGCCCGAGAGTCGGTGAAAGCGTTACGTAAGAATGTCTTAGCGAAGTGTTACGGTGGGGACATTTCACGAAAGCGGAAGCTATTGGAGAAACAGCGCGAGGGCAAGAAACGGATGAAGCGGGTTGGCCGTGTTGAGATTCCTCAGGAGGCTTTCCTTGCGATCCTGAAAATGGATTCGAGTGCAAACTGA
- a CDS encoding YggS family pyridoxal phosphate-dependent enzyme has protein sequence MASSHEWAAGNEYPDAPTSLSSHHPIARNLRDIRHRVGVAARAAGRNPDDVRLIAVSKTFGIDQVRMAAHAGQTEFGENRVQEALRKCDEGSDLDLRWHLIGHLQTNKVRKVVQPFSWIHSVDRIELLQRLEQVATEQETHLSLLIQVDLAGETTKHGLPPSNLSRILDVAAGCQAVRVRGLMLLPPFEENPEQTRPYFRQLRELRDEVVASGVDRTMLQELSMGMSHDFETAIAEGATMVRVGTAIFGTRTAPVSTV, from the coding sequence ATGGCGTCTAGCCATGAGTGGGCAGCGGGTAATGAATACCCTGATGCTCCCACGTCTCTTTCTTCCCATCATCCCATCGCCAGAAACTTGCGCGACATCCGCCACCGTGTTGGTGTCGCAGCACGTGCGGCGGGACGGAACCCTGATGATGTGCGCTTGATCGCGGTTTCAAAAACTTTTGGGATTGATCAGGTCCGAATGGCCGCCCACGCTGGTCAAACCGAGTTTGGTGAAAATCGTGTGCAAGAGGCGCTCCGTAAATGCGACGAGGGCAGCGACCTCGATTTACGATGGCATCTGATCGGACATCTGCAGACAAATAAAGTACGGAAGGTCGTCCAACCGTTTTCGTGGATCCATTCAGTCGATAGGATTGAACTACTCCAGCGTCTCGAACAAGTAGCAACCGAACAAGAAACTCACCTGAGCTTGCTTATTCAGGTGGACCTCGCAGGTGAGACAACGAAGCACGGACTGCCGCCTTCAAATCTTTCTCGGATTCTCGATGTGGCTGCAGGTTGCCAGGCGGTTCGGGTCCGTGGACTGATGCTACTACCACCCTTTGAAGAGAATCCGGAACAGACCCGTCCCTACTTCCGGCAACTTCGCGAACTTCGTGATGAGGTAGTTGCCAGTGGCGTAGACCGAACAATGCTACAAGAGCTTTCAATGGGCATGAGCCACGACTTTGAAACAGCTATCGCTGAAGGTGCAACAATGGTCCGGGTAGGTACGGCTATTTTTGGTACAAGGACAGCACCGGTTTCCACTGTCTGA
- a CDS encoding citrate synthase, with amino-acid sequence MSNTGETLTFEAGLQDVIATTSDICFIDGEHGVLSYRGFDIHDLAARASFEEVCFLLWFGRLPTRDELSTLQSQLAEWRPLPENVVRLMRSLPPGNGMDALRTLTSALAHSDPDAAKNSPEANVRKAIRLTAQLATLVATYGRVAQGGTLIDPDPSLGHAENFLFVLTGERPDAVATRAFDVALILHADHELNASTFAARVAAATLTDIHSAVVAGISALKGPLHGGANADVMRLLLALGDDADPPQIEGAILDKLARKEKIPGFGHRVYLTEDPRATHLRRMSEELGTRSGREHWYEMSRQIEVLVGHEKNLNPNVDFYSASTYYTLGIKVDLFTPVFAVSRVAGWTAHILEQYANNRLIRPRADYTGELHPKAFVAIDQR; translated from the coding sequence ATGAGTAACACTGGCGAAACCTTAACTTTTGAGGCTGGCCTGCAGGATGTGATTGCTACCACCTCTGACATCTGTTTCATCGATGGGGAGCATGGGGTGTTGTCCTACCGGGGCTTCGACATTCATGACCTTGCTGCCCGGGCATCGTTCGAGGAGGTCTGCTTTCTGCTGTGGTTTGGCCGCCTGCCTACCCGGGATGAGCTCAGCACACTCCAGTCTCAGCTTGCAGAATGGCGACCACTTCCCGAGAATGTCGTGCGTCTTATGCGCTCATTGCCACCGGGGAACGGCATGGACGCGCTGCGTACACTGACATCAGCGCTAGCGCACAGTGATCCAGACGCTGCTAAGAATTCGCCGGAAGCGAACGTCCGGAAAGCTATCAGACTCACTGCACAACTGGCGACTCTTGTGGCCACCTATGGAAGGGTTGCGCAAGGTGGAACTCTGATCGACCCTGACCCTTCGCTAGGCCATGCCGAAAATTTCTTGTTTGTGCTGACCGGTGAACGGCCGGATGCGGTGGCGACTCGTGCTTTCGACGTGGCTCTGATTCTACACGCAGACCACGAGTTAAACGCCTCTACGTTCGCCGCGCGGGTTGCCGCGGCTACGCTAACCGATATCCATTCAGCTGTAGTGGCTGGAATCAGTGCCTTGAAAGGACCGTTGCATGGTGGTGCAAATGCCGACGTGATGCGGCTCTTGCTGGCGTTAGGTGACGATGCTGACCCTCCACAGATTGAGGGGGCGATCCTCGACAAGCTGGCTCGAAAAGAGAAAATCCCAGGCTTCGGCCATCGCGTATACCTGACCGAGGACCCTCGTGCGACACATTTGCGGCGGATGTCGGAGGAACTGGGTACTCGAAGTGGGCGGGAGCATTGGTACGAAATGTCTCGACAGATCGAGGTGCTTGTCGGTCACGAAAAGAACCTGAATCCGAACGTAGATTTTTATTCGGCATCCACCTACTACACTCTTGGTATCAAGGTTGATCTCTTCACTCCGGTATTTGCCGTTAGTCGTGTTGCTGGGTGGACGGCGCATATTCTAGAGCAGTATGCGAATAACCGGTTGATCCGCCCACGTGCTGACTACACCGGCGAACTGCACCCTAAAGCCTTCGTTGCAATCGATCAACGTTAG
- the dnaG gene encoding DNA primase produces the protein MGLFPQAFIDDLKSQVDLVAVIQDHVPLKKAGTSFKGLCPFHSEKTPSFNVNRDRGFFHCFGCGVGGDVFKFLELREKIGFQDAVRQLAQRFGVSIPELEGGPSNPAAAAERESLLKVHEHAERYFQEHLAGQAGTRTRQQLHDRGLNDQTIEMLGLGYAPPTREGLTKYLHQKGFPMPLLLTSGLVAERNAGACVDRFRNRLTIPICRDSGAIIAFGGRAVDNGQQPKYVNSPETPIYTKGRTLYGLHLTKSAIQKKGYAVLVEGYFDFAQPLQAGITAVAATCGTALTLQQCKLLGRLTDKVILSFDSDTAGQTAALRSGEMLLGEGFQVNVTVLPTGEDPDTFIRASGGASYKEKLRTSKKYLELLLDRGEAEHDIHRDEGRRAFLNQMLTVAARIPDTAQRDQFADRLAHRARVMQEVVRTEIRKAAVERRPTLGERTLPSQGQLRTAEKGLIWALMHEPESAQSALAELDADDIDGLASAPILKVARTLNEWPSNDLPQTLCERLGEGEATIVKEVADEPTAPAPAPECCQALKRLRYERERAAVQEEIDRLQDLGDKDSVARINSLLQRTRELVQRLEALNT, from the coding sequence ATGGGACTATTTCCCCAGGCTTTCATCGACGATCTCAAATCGCAGGTTGACCTCGTTGCTGTGATTCAAGACCACGTTCCTCTCAAGAAAGCTGGAACGAGCTTTAAGGGACTGTGTCCGTTTCACTCCGAGAAGACGCCTTCGTTTAACGTAAATCGCGATCGGGGCTTTTTTCACTGCTTCGGATGCGGTGTTGGAGGTGATGTCTTCAAATTCCTTGAGCTCAGGGAAAAGATTGGCTTCCAGGACGCGGTGCGTCAACTCGCACAACGTTTTGGCGTGTCGATTCCAGAACTCGAGGGTGGTCCAAGTAATCCAGCGGCGGCTGCCGAACGCGAGTCGCTACTGAAGGTGCACGAACACGCAGAGAGGTATTTTCAGGAACACCTGGCAGGACAGGCAGGAACGAGAACGCGCCAGCAACTGCACGATAGAGGACTAAACGACCAGACAATCGAGATGCTCGGACTTGGCTATGCGCCACCAACCCGAGAGGGTCTCACGAAATACCTTCACCAAAAAGGTTTTCCGATGCCGCTTCTCTTGACCAGCGGACTGGTAGCCGAACGTAACGCTGGAGCATGCGTGGATCGCTTCCGTAATCGCCTCACGATTCCGATCTGCAGGGACAGCGGTGCGATCATCGCGTTCGGCGGACGTGCAGTGGACAATGGACAGCAGCCCAAGTACGTAAATTCACCGGAAACTCCAATCTACACAAAAGGACGAACCCTCTACGGTCTCCATCTGACTAAATCGGCAATACAAAAAAAAGGCTACGCGGTACTTGTTGAGGGATACTTTGATTTCGCCCAGCCACTTCAGGCGGGTATTACAGCAGTGGCTGCAACGTGTGGTACTGCGTTAACATTGCAGCAGTGCAAGCTTTTAGGACGCTTGACGGACAAGGTCATTTTGAGCTTCGACTCGGATACGGCTGGGCAAACAGCGGCACTGCGCTCAGGTGAAATGCTGCTGGGTGAGGGATTCCAGGTCAACGTGACAGTGCTGCCAACCGGCGAAGATCCCGATACATTCATAAGGGCGTCTGGGGGTGCAAGCTATAAGGAAAAACTGCGCACCTCGAAGAAATATTTGGAACTTTTGCTCGATCGGGGCGAAGCCGAGCACGATATTCACCGCGACGAAGGGCGGAGGGCCTTCCTAAACCAAATGCTGACTGTCGCAGCACGCATTCCCGATACCGCGCAGCGCGACCAGTTCGCGGACCGGTTGGCTCACCGCGCTCGAGTGATGCAAGAAGTCGTGCGAACCGAAATTCGGAAAGCGGCGGTCGAACGCAGACCGACGCTAGGTGAGCGTACACTTCCCAGTCAGGGGCAGTTACGAACAGCAGAAAAAGGATTGATTTGGGCTCTTATGCACGAACCAGAGAGTGCACAATCGGCACTTGCAGAACTTGACGCTGACGATATCGATGGGCTGGCTTCTGCGCCAATTTTAAAGGTAGCCCGCACCCTGAACGAGTGGCCGTCCAATGACCTACCCCAGACGTTATGCGAGCGGCTAGGCGAGGGGGAAGCCACGATCGTTAAAGAAGTTGCTGATGAACCAACGGCTCCAGCGCCGGCTCCTGAGTGCTGCCAAGCCCTGAAGAGGCTTCGCTACGAGCGGGAACGAGCTGCTGTGCAGGAGGAAATCGATCGGCTCCAGGACCTTGGTGACAAAGACAGCGTTGCAAGAATCAATTCGCTGTTACAACGGACGAGAGAACTCGTGCAGCGACTTGAAGCTCTGAATACTTAA